One genomic window of Luteitalea pratensis includes the following:
- the kdsB gene encoding 3-deoxy-manno-octulosonate cytidylyltransferase: MHSAGSVTRSPATAVAVIPARFSSTRLPGKPLADIHGRPMIEHVYRRACAARTIARVIVATDDLRVFEAVRAFGGDVLMTSPHHRTGSERVAEVAAQIDDALVVNVQGDEPLLAPAMIDDAVAACLADPSLVMSTVRSRITDPAEIASPAVVKVVTDLRGRALYFTRAAVPFLRDPGTPVTWYKHVGLYVYRREFLLTFAALPPTPLELSESLEQLRALEHGFAIMTVESRHEALGVDTPDDLERVRRLLAAPAIP; encoded by the coding sequence CTGCACAGTGCCGGATCCGTCACCCGGTCACCCGCGACGGCAGTTGCCGTCATTCCCGCTCGATTCTCCTCCACGCGTCTCCCGGGCAAGCCTCTCGCCGACATCCATGGTCGGCCGATGATCGAGCACGTGTACCGGCGCGCGTGCGCGGCCAGGACCATCGCGCGCGTCATCGTCGCGACCGACGATCTCCGCGTGTTCGAGGCGGTCCGGGCCTTCGGCGGCGACGTGCTGATGACCTCGCCGCATCACCGCACCGGCAGTGAACGCGTGGCTGAGGTTGCCGCGCAGATCGACGATGCCCTCGTCGTGAACGTGCAGGGCGATGAACCACTGCTGGCGCCGGCCATGATCGACGATGCGGTCGCGGCCTGTCTCGCGGATCCGTCGCTGGTGATGAGCACGGTGCGCAGCCGCATCACCGACCCGGCCGAGATCGCGAGCCCGGCGGTGGTCAAGGTGGTGACCGATCTGCGTGGACGGGCGCTGTACTTCACGCGGGCGGCCGTGCCGTTCCTGCGCGATCCCGGCACACCCGTGACGTGGTACAAGCACGTCGGCCTCTACGTGTACCGGCGCGAGTTCCTGCTCACGTTCGCCGCGCTGCCGCCGACACCGCTCGAGTTGAGCGAATCCCTGGAGCAATTGCGGGCCCTCGAGCACGGCTTCGCGATCATGACCGTCGAGTCGCGCCACGAGGCGCTCGGCGTGGATACCCCCGACGATCTCGAACGGGTGCGCCGCCTGCTCGCGGCGCCCGCCATTCCCTGA
- the icd gene encoding NADP-dependent isocitrate dehydrogenase, translated as MPQFTHLTAPTDGAPITRQADALVVPDRPILPFIEGDGIGADIWRASVRVFDAAVQKAYGGSRQVVWFEVLAGEKAFNTVNEWLPADTLTAFREYLVGIKGPLTTPVGGGIRSLNVALRQELDLYTCLRPVRYFNGMETPVKRPDLVDMVIFRENTEDIYAGIEFAEGTPEVEQLKQLLKSAFPKPYGKIRFPDSVGLGIKPVSREGTERLVRAAIEYSIANKRKSLTLVHKGNIMKFTEGAFRDWGYELAKREFGAVEFDGGPWCKLPGGLVIKDVIADAFLQQILTRPSEYDVIATLNLNGDYISDALAAQVGGIGIAPGGNINYATGHAVFEATHGTAPKYANLDKVNPGSVILSGEMMFRFLGWPEAADLIIHGLEKAIDAKTVTYDLARLIKGSTEVSCSKFGDAVISHM; from the coding sequence ATGCCGCAGTTCACGCATCTCACGGCGCCGACCGACGGCGCGCCCATCACCCGGCAAGCCGATGCTCTCGTCGTGCCGGACCGCCCCATCCTCCCATTCATCGAAGGCGACGGCATCGGCGCCGACATCTGGCGTGCCAGCGTGCGCGTGTTCGATGCGGCCGTGCAGAAAGCGTACGGTGGCTCGCGCCAGGTGGTGTGGTTCGAGGTACTCGCCGGCGAGAAGGCGTTCAACACCGTCAACGAGTGGCTGCCAGCCGATACCCTGACTGCCTTTCGTGAGTACCTGGTCGGCATCAAGGGCCCGCTGACGACGCCGGTCGGTGGTGGCATCCGATCGCTCAACGTCGCGTTGCGGCAGGAACTCGATCTCTACACCTGCCTGCGGCCGGTGCGTTATTTCAATGGCATGGAAACGCCAGTGAAGCGGCCCGACCTGGTCGACATGGTGATCTTCCGGGAGAACACCGAGGACATCTACGCCGGCATCGAGTTTGCCGAGGGGACGCCGGAAGTGGAGCAGTTGAAGCAGCTGCTCAAGAGCGCGTTCCCGAAGCCGTACGGGAAGATCCGTTTCCCGGACTCGGTCGGCCTCGGCATCAAGCCGGTGTCGCGTGAGGGCACCGAGCGCCTGGTGCGCGCCGCGATCGAATACTCGATCGCGAACAAGCGCAAGAGCCTGACGCTCGTGCACAAGGGCAACATCATGAAGTTCACGGAAGGCGCGTTCCGTGACTGGGGCTATGAGCTCGCCAAGCGCGAGTTCGGCGCCGTCGAGTTCGATGGCGGCCCGTGGTGCAAGCTGCCGGGTGGGCTCGTGATCAAGGACGTGATCGCCGATGCGTTCCTCCAGCAGATCCTGACGCGCCCGTCCGAGTACGACGTCATCGCCACGTTGAACCTCAATGGCGACTACATTTCGGACGCACTCGCCGCGCAGGTCGGCGGGATCGGCATCGCGCCCGGGGGCAACATCAACTACGCCACCGGCCACGCCGTGTTCGAGGCCACGCACGGCACCGCGCCGAAGTACGCCAACCTGGACAAGGTGAACCCCGGTTCGGTGATCCTCTCCGGCGAGATGATGTTCCGGTTCCTGGGCTGGCCCGAGGCCGCCGATCTGATCATCCACGGCCTCGAGAAGGCGATCGACGCCAAGACCGTGACCTACGATCTCGCGCGCCTGATCAAGGGCTCGACCGAAGTGTCCTGCTCGAAGTTCGGCGACGCCGTCATCAGCCACATGTAG
- the coaE gene encoding dephospho-CoA kinase (Dephospho-CoA kinase (CoaE) performs the final step in coenzyme A biosynthesis.), producing the protein MPEGVLRVGLTGGIATGKSYVTRRLDEVGLPTIDADRLAREAVAPGSPGLRAVVNRFGRDILTEGGALDRAKLGSLVFRDATARTDLEALIHPEVRRRIAEWQAGLVKNGYRGPLIADIPLLFETGRAGDFDAVVVVACDPARQKARLIERDGLSDVEAGQRIAAQWPIAEKVRGADYVVRTDGTFEDTDAQVAELVTQLRASADSGR; encoded by the coding sequence ATGCCTGAAGGCGTGCTGCGCGTGGGGCTCACCGGCGGCATCGCCACCGGCAAGTCCTACGTCACGCGGCGGCTCGACGAGGTGGGGCTCCCCACCATCGATGCCGATCGCCTGGCGCGCGAAGCGGTGGCTCCAGGGTCGCCCGGACTACGCGCCGTGGTGAACCGGTTCGGTCGCGACATCCTGACCGAGGGCGGCGCGCTCGATCGCGCGAAGCTGGGGTCACTGGTCTTTCGCGACGCCACCGCCCGTACCGACCTCGAGGCACTGATCCACCCGGAGGTACGGCGACGCATCGCCGAGTGGCAGGCCGGACTGGTAAAGAACGGCTACCGCGGTCCGCTCATCGCCGACATCCCACTGCTCTTCGAGACGGGCCGTGCCGGTGACTTCGACGCCGTCGTGGTGGTGGCGTGCGATCCGGCGCGGCAGAAGGCGAGATTGATCGAGCGCGACGGCCTCTCGGACGTCGAGGCCGGCCAGCGCATCGCGGCGCAATGGCCCATCGCAGAGAAGGTCCGTGGTGCGGATTACGTAGTCAGGACCGACGGCACCTTCGAGGACACGGACGCCCAGGTCGCGGAGTTGGTCACACAGCTCCGCGCCAGCGCGGACTCAGGAAGGTAG
- a CDS encoding bifunctional 5,10-methylenetetrahydrofolate dehydrogenase/5,10-methenyltetrahydrofolate cyclohydrolase: protein MIARTLDGAALARQIREQLQPQVQAFTTQAGRPPGLALVLVGDDPASHVYVGSKKTQGTDVGFRVDLHQRPATTSLDEVLALVRGLNADPAIDGILVQSPLPAAMGSDAARRVFETIDPAKDVDGFTAENVGRLVQNREGLVACTPAGIIELLEQDGVTIAGKRAVVIGRSDIVGKPMSLLLLHRHATVTIAHSKTPDLPAVAREADILVAAIGRAGFVTPAFVKPGATVVDVGMNRVSEEADVVGFFGEGSKRHLAWQQRGSVLMGDVHPAVADVAGALTPVPGGVGPLTIAMLMKNTLTAASRRVR from the coding sequence GTGATAGCCCGCACACTCGACGGCGCAGCACTGGCGCGCCAGATACGCGAGCAACTGCAGCCGCAGGTCCAGGCCTTCACCACCCAGGCAGGACGTCCGCCCGGGCTGGCCCTCGTGCTCGTCGGCGACGATCCCGCCTCGCATGTCTACGTCGGCAGCAAGAAGACACAGGGAACCGACGTCGGTTTCCGCGTCGACCTGCATCAGCGGCCGGCGACGACCTCGCTCGACGAGGTCCTGGCACTGGTGCGCGGCCTGAACGCCGACCCGGCGATCGACGGCATCCTGGTACAGTCACCGCTACCGGCGGCGATGGGCAGCGACGCCGCGCGACGGGTCTTCGAGACGATTGATCCGGCCAAGGACGTCGACGGTTTCACGGCCGAGAACGTCGGGCGCCTCGTGCAGAATCGCGAGGGACTGGTCGCGTGCACACCGGCCGGAATCATCGAGTTGCTGGAGCAGGACGGTGTGACCATTGCGGGCAAGCGCGCGGTGGTCATTGGCCGCAGCGACATCGTCGGCAAGCCGATGTCGTTGTTGTTGCTGCATCGCCATGCGACGGTCACGATCGCGCACTCGAAGACGCCGGATCTGCCAGCCGTGGCGCGTGAGGCCGACATCCTGGTGGCAGCGATCGGGCGTGCGGGGTTCGTCACGCCCGCGTTCGTCAAGCCTGGTGCGACCGTCGTCGACGTCGGCATGAATCGGGTCTCCGAGGAGGCCGACGTCGTCGGGTTCTTCGGCGAGGGCTCGAAGCGTCACCTGGCCTGGCAGCAGCGGGGATCGGTGCTGATGGGTGATGTTCACCCGGCCGTTGCCGATGTCGCGGGAGCGCTGACACCGGTTCCCGGCGGCGTTGGCCCGCTGACCATTGCGATGCTGATGAAGAACACCCTGACTGCCGCCTCGAGGCGCGTGAGGTAG
- the kdsA gene encoding 3-deoxy-8-phosphooctulonate synthase, translating to MVQPVHVGPVTFGAGKLVLIAGPCVIECETHALELGHAIAAIAREAGVPYIYKASFDKANRTSLSSFRGPGLDAGLRILGRVKAELGVPVLTDIHETAQAAPAAAVVDVLQIPAFLCRQTDLLVAAARTGAVVNIKKGQFLSPAEMKYPLDKVRASGNPQVLLTERGTSFGYHNLVVDMRSLPQLRALEAPVIYDVTHSLQLPGAGDGRTAGQAAYIETMASAGVAAGVDGVFMEVHEDPSRAKSDAENALRLDRLPALLQRLLRVHAAVQAAP from the coding sequence GTGGTGCAACCGGTACATGTCGGGCCGGTGACCTTTGGTGCCGGCAAACTGGTGCTGATTGCCGGCCCGTGCGTCATCGAATGCGAGACGCATGCCCTCGAGCTGGGTCACGCCATCGCGGCCATCGCTCGCGAGGCGGGCGTCCCCTACATCTACAAGGCCTCGTTCGACAAGGCCAACCGCACGTCGCTGTCCTCCTTCCGTGGTCCGGGGCTCGACGCCGGACTTCGCATCCTCGGGCGCGTGAAGGCCGAACTCGGCGTGCCGGTACTGACCGACATCCACGAAACCGCCCAGGCCGCGCCTGCCGCCGCGGTCGTCGACGTCCTGCAGATTCCGGCGTTCCTGTGCCGCCAGACCGACCTGCTGGTGGCCGCCGCGCGTACCGGCGCCGTCGTGAACATCAAGAAGGGCCAGTTCCTCTCCCCCGCGGAGATGAAGTACCCGCTCGACAAGGTCCGGGCCTCTGGCAACCCGCAGGTGCTGCTCACCGAGCGCGGCACGTCGTTCGGCTACCACAACCTCGTCGTGGACATGCGTTCGCTGCCACAACTGCGCGCGCTGGAGGCGCCGGTGATCTACGACGTCACCCATAGCCTGCAACTGCCTGGTGCCGGCGACGGCCGGACGGCCGGGCAGGCCGCCTACATCGAGACGATGGCCAGCGCTGGCGTGGCCGCTGGCGTCGACGGCGTGTTCATGGAAGTCCACGAAGACCCGTCACGCGCGAAGTCGGACGCCGAGAACGCCCTGCGACTCGATCGACTTCCGGCGCTGTTGCAGCGACTGCTGCGCGTCCATGCCGCCGTCCAGGCGGCGCCGTGA
- a CDS encoding tetratricopeptide repeat protein, with protein MIADYLPLLSALVAFLFGLAAGKAWERYKLHEGRWIDRRKARQSPHYIQGLNFLVANQLDHAIEELSQAARVDEDAVEIHMILGNLYREKGQVGRAIQIHQQILQRPRISKLEHTYALLCLGLDFTRGGFVDRAHEAFGEVLRLDPSNEHALLQLQKLYEDQNQWAEAYRVRRELAREDEPERRTRRHLQIQAFLENELGMQALSRHDLPAARKHFESAIELDAEVAPAYLNLGDVKRDAGDMAGAVEIWEHLIASMPTRAHLVADRLGDAYMAAGRADAFEHLFRRIATDHPQDWRARLALSRHMLRAGRPEDALQMALAALTINPHALLVHQAAWDILLDLNLDKASVERYVTHSRDAVFYRDPHICLRCRYRSKELLWRCPHCHEWNSFVEDRLAPARPSEDSDA; from the coding sequence GTGATCGCCGACTACCTGCCCCTCCTCTCCGCGCTCGTCGCGTTCCTGTTCGGCCTGGCCGCCGGCAAGGCGTGGGAGCGCTACAAGCTGCACGAAGGCCGCTGGATCGATCGCCGCAAGGCGCGTCAGTCGCCCCATTACATCCAGGGCCTCAACTTCCTCGTCGCGAACCAGTTGGATCACGCGATCGAGGAGCTGAGCCAGGCGGCCCGCGTGGACGAGGATGCCGTCGAGATCCACATGATCCTCGGCAACCTGTATCGCGAGAAGGGCCAGGTCGGACGTGCGATCCAGATCCACCAGCAGATCCTGCAGCGGCCGCGCATCAGCAAGCTCGAACACACCTATGCCCTGCTCTGCCTCGGGCTCGACTTCACACGCGGCGGGTTCGTCGACCGCGCGCACGAGGCCTTCGGCGAGGTGTTGCGGCTCGACCCCAGCAACGAGCACGCGCTGCTGCAGTTGCAGAAGCTGTACGAAGACCAGAATCAGTGGGCCGAGGCCTATCGCGTGCGCCGCGAGCTGGCGCGCGAGGACGAACCGGAGCGGCGCACGCGCCGGCACCTCCAGATCCAGGCATTCCTCGAAAACGAGCTCGGCATGCAGGCGCTGTCGCGCCACGACTTGCCTGCGGCACGCAAGCACTTCGAGTCGGCGATTGAACTCGACGCCGAGGTGGCACCGGCGTACCTCAATCTTGGCGACGTCAAGCGTGACGCCGGCGACATGGCCGGCGCCGTGGAGATCTGGGAACACCTCATCGCGTCGATGCCGACACGGGCGCACCTGGTCGCCGATCGGCTCGGCGACGCGTACATGGCCGCGGGCCGCGCCGACGCATTCGAGCACCTGTTCCGCCGCATCGCCACGGACCATCCACAGGACTGGCGCGCGCGCCTCGCGCTTTCACGGCACATGTTGCGCGCCGGCCGCCCGGAAGACGCGCTGCAGATGGCCCTGGCCGCGTTGACGATCAACCCGCACGCGCTGCTCGTGCACCAGGCGGCGTGGGACATCCTGCTCGACCTCAACCTCGACAAGGCGTCGGTGGAACGGTACGTGACTCACAGTCGTGACGCCGTGTTCTACCGCGACCCGCACATCTGCCTGCGCTGCCGGTACCGGAGCAAGGAACTGCTCTGGCGGTGCCCGCATTGCCACGAGTGGAACTCGTTTGTCGAAGATCGCCTCGCACCGGCGCGGCCGTCCGAGGACAGCGATGCCTGA
- the mdh gene encoding malate dehydrogenase has product MNRKVTVVGGAGNVGATVARSIANRELADVVIIDIADTKAQGIALDILQACPVEGSDTRVVGGSDYALSAGSDVVVITSGVPRKPGMSRDDLLSVNYKIMQDVTANVMKHSPDAILIVVANPLDAMAQAVYRLSGLPRERVIGMAGVLDSARMRTFIAAELNVSVENVTAFVLGGHGDTMVPLPRYSTVAGIPITELLTPERIAAICERTANGGAEITKLVGTSAWYAPGQSSARMVEAILKDKKLIEPCSVYLQGEYGVNDQFLGVPVKLGAKGVEQVIQITLTADEKTALDKSAAAVKELTSVIGV; this is encoded by the coding sequence ATGAATCGCAAAGTGACCGTCGTCGGCGGGGCCGGCAACGTGGGCGCCACGGTGGCGCGTTCGATCGCCAACCGCGAACTGGCCGATGTCGTGATCATCGACATCGCCGACACCAAGGCGCAGGGGATCGCGCTCGACATCCTGCAGGCCTGTCCGGTCGAAGGCAGCGACACGCGTGTCGTCGGCGGCAGCGACTATGCGCTCTCTGCCGGCTCGGACGTGGTCGTGATCACGTCGGGCGTGCCCCGCAAGCCGGGCATGAGCCGCGACGACCTGCTGTCGGTCAACTACAAGATCATGCAGGACGTCACGGCCAACGTGATGAAGCACTCGCCCGACGCGATTCTCATCGTCGTGGCCAATCCGCTGGATGCGATGGCGCAGGCCGTGTACCGCCTCAGCGGCCTGCCGCGCGAGCGCGTGATCGGCATGGCCGGCGTGCTCGACTCGGCGCGGATGCGCACCTTCATCGCCGCCGAGCTCAACGTGTCGGTCGAGAACGTCACCGCGTTCGTCCTCGGCGGGCACGGCGACACGATGGTGCCGTTGCCACGCTATTCCACGGTGGCCGGGATCCCGATCACCGAGTTGCTGACGCCCGAGCGCATCGCCGCCATCTGCGAGCGGACGGCCAACGGCGGCGCGGAAATCACGAAGCTGGTGGGCACCAGCGCCTGGTACGCGCCTGGCCAGTCGTCGGCGCGGATGGTCGAAGCGATCCTGAAGGACAAGAAGCTGATCGAGCCGTGCTCGGTCTACCTGCAGGGCGAGTACGGCGTCAACGACCAGTTCCTCGGCGTGCCGGTGAAGCTCGGCGCGAAGGGCGTGGAGCAGGTCATCCAGATCACGCTGACGGCAGACGAAAAGACCGCGCTCGACAA
- a CDS encoding KpsF/GutQ family sugar-phosphate isomerase: MTESARTPRSPALELAARVLRTEAAAVEGLVARLDGRFEQAVALLAGCRGRVVVTGIGKSGLICRKIAATLASTGTPAFFLHPAEALHGDLGVVTADDVVVALSYGGETPEVVRLVEIVKRLGARLIGMTGAPRSTLAQVADVHLDCAVDEEACPLNLAPTASTTAALALGDALAMVLATEKGFRADDFAHRHPGGSLGKRLMRVEQLMHTGDSMPRVDEETPLRDVIYEMSRKGLGMTCVTDRDGTLVGLVTDGDLRRLMMRDEDISGRTAREIMSRGPVTISGDLLAVAALQVMETRRITSVPVIDAANQPRGVLHIHDLWQTELF; encoded by the coding sequence ATGACCGAGTCGGCCCGCACACCGCGTTCGCCCGCGCTCGAACTCGCGGCACGTGTGCTCCGCACGGAGGCTGCCGCTGTCGAGGGACTCGTCGCCCGCCTCGACGGTCGTTTCGAACAGGCGGTCGCGCTGTTGGCAGGGTGCCGCGGTCGTGTGGTCGTCACGGGGATCGGCAAGTCGGGTCTCATCTGCCGCAAGATCGCCGCCACGCTCGCGAGCACCGGCACGCCGGCCTTCTTCCTGCATCCGGCAGAAGCCCTCCATGGCGACCTCGGCGTGGTGACCGCCGACGATGTGGTGGTGGCCTTGTCGTATGGCGGCGAGACGCCGGAGGTCGTTCGTCTCGTCGAGATTGTGAAGCGGCTCGGTGCGAGACTGATCGGCATGACCGGTGCACCGCGATCGACGCTCGCGCAGGTGGCCGACGTCCACCTGGACTGCGCTGTCGACGAGGAGGCCTGCCCGCTGAACCTCGCGCCGACGGCGAGCACCACGGCGGCACTCGCCCTGGGCGACGCCCTGGCGATGGTGCTGGCCACCGAGAAGGGCTTCCGTGCCGACGACTTCGCCCATCGTCACCCGGGGGGATCGCTCGGCAAGCGCCTGATGCGCGTCGAGCAATTGATGCACACCGGTGACAGCATGCCGCGCGTCGACGAAGAAACGCCGTTGCGAGACGTGATCTACGAGATGAGTCGCAAGGGGCTCGGCATGACCTGCGTGACCGATCGCGACGGAACGCTGGTCGGCCTGGTCACCGACGGCGACCTGCGCCGCCTGATGATGCGCGACGAGGACATCAGCGGCCGGACGGCGCGAGAGATCATGTCGCGCGGGCCGGTCACCATCTCCGGCGACCTGCTGGCCGTCGCGGCCCTCCAGGTGATGGAGACGCGTCGCATCACTTCGGTACCCGTCATCGACGCCGCCAACCAGCCCCGCGGCGTCCTGCACATTCACGACCTGTGGCAGACGGAGCTGTTCTGA
- a CDS encoding CTP synthase, with product MQTSQPHRPVKYIFVTGGVVSSLGKGLAAASIGALLEGHGFKITLQKFDPYINVDPGTMSPYQHGEVYVTDDGTEGDLDLGHYERFTNTVTSKNSNWTTGKIYLSVIQRERRGDYLGATVQVIPHITNAIKESILAVSDGVDVVLVEIGGTVGDIESLPFLEAIRQFRQDVGRENTLYIHLTLVPHVSTAGELKTKPTQHSVRDLRSIGIQPDILLCRTDRILPRDIKRKIALFCDVNEDAVITARDVSSVYEVPMALAEEGIDRIVLKQLSLPNEPRPAGLWEELLDRIKHPQDQITIHVVGKYVGLEDSYKSLTEALFHGGFHHRLKVNVKWIEAEALEVDGGELELQDADGILVPGGFGNRGTRGMMKAVEVARDRRIPFFGICYGFQWATVEYARNVCGITQADSTEVAPDTTDKVIYKLRDLLGVDDLGGTMRLGSYACQLKPGSLSHRLYGSDVIHERHRHRYEFNCLYEPAITEKGLEIVGRSLDGKFVEMVELPSHPWFVAVQFHPEFKSKPLKPHPLFAGFVEATHAHAVAARSAAHRPAETLA from the coding sequence ATGCAGACTTCGCAGCCCCATCGGCCCGTCAAGTACATCTTCGTCACCGGCGGCGTCGTGTCGTCGCTGGGCAAGGGGCTCGCCGCTGCCTCGATCGGCGCCCTGCTCGAGGGGCACGGTTTCAAGATCACGCTGCAGAAGTTCGACCCGTACATCAACGTCGATCCCGGCACCATGTCGCCGTACCAGCACGGCGAGGTCTACGTGACCGACGACGGGACCGAGGGGGACCTCGACCTCGGTCACTACGAGCGCTTCACGAACACGGTCACGTCGAAGAATTCGAACTGGACCACCGGCAAGATCTACCTGTCGGTGATCCAGCGCGAGCGTCGCGGCGACTATCTGGGCGCCACCGTGCAGGTGATCCCGCACATCACCAACGCGATCAAGGAGAGCATCCTCGCGGTCTCTGACGGCGTGGACGTGGTGCTCGTGGAGATCGGCGGGACCGTTGGCGACATCGAGAGCCTGCCCTTCCTCGAGGCCATCCGTCAGTTCCGGCAGGACGTCGGCCGCGAGAACACGCTCTACATCCACCTGACGCTGGTGCCGCACGTCAGCACTGCGGGCGAGCTCAAGACCAAGCCCACCCAGCACAGCGTCCGCGACCTTCGATCCATCGGCATCCAGCCCGACATCCTGCTGTGCCGGACCGATCGCATCCTGCCGCGCGACATCAAGCGGAAGATCGCGCTGTTCTGCGACGTCAACGAAGATGCCGTGATCACCGCGCGCGATGTCTCGAGCGTCTACGAGGTGCCGATGGCGCTGGCCGAGGAAGGCATCGACCGGATCGTCCTCAAGCAGCTGTCGCTCCCCAACGAGCCGCGTCCGGCCGGTCTATGGGAGGAACTGCTCGACCGCATCAAGCACCCGCAAGACCAGATCACGATCCACGTGGTCGGCAAGTACGTCGGCCTCGAGGACTCGTACAAGAGCCTCACGGAAGCGCTCTTTCACGGCGGTTTCCATCACCGTCTGAAGGTCAACGTGAAATGGATCGAGGCCGAGGCCCTCGAGGTGGACGGCGGCGAGCTCGAACTCCAGGACGCCGACGGCATCCTGGTGCCCGGTGGCTTCGGCAATCGCGGCACGCGCGGCATGATGAAGGCGGTCGAAGTCGCGCGCGATCGCCGCATCCCGTTCTTCGGCATCTGCTACGGGTTCCAGTGGGCCACGGTGGAGTACGCGCGCAACGTCTGCGGCATCACACAGGCCGACTCGACAGAGGTCGCGCCCGATACGACCGACAAGGTGATCTACAAGCTGCGGGACCTGCTCGGCGTCGACGACCTCGGCGGCACCATGCGTCTCGGCTCCTACGCCTGCCAGTTGAAGCCCGGCTCGCTGTCGCATCGGCTCTACGGCTCCGACGTCATCCACGAGCGCCATCGCCACCGCTACGAATTCAACTGCCTGTACGAGCCCGCGATCACCGAGAAGGGCCTGGAGATTGTCGGTCGCTCGCTCGATGGCAAGTTCGTCGAGATGGTGGAACTGCCCTCGCACCCCTGGTTCGTCGCCGTCCAGTTCCATCCCGAGTTCAAGTCCAAGCCGCTCAAGCCGCATCCGCTGTTTGCCGGATTCGTCGAAGCGACGCACGCGCACGCCGTCGCGGCACGGTCCGCCGCGCACCGGCCGGCCGAAACGCTGGCGTAG
- a CDS encoding KdsC family phosphatase gives MPPLSPVEVTERARLIRVLLFDVDGVLTDGGVIVHADGSESKRFDIKDGAGIVMARRAGLTIGLLSARHSASTLHRARQLGVDVVRQGVTDKGAALEELMESQRWPSEVIAYMGDDVVDLPVLRRVGLAACPADAVAEVRAAAHVVSVRPGGHGAARAFIEDILQAQGHWDALVAAHLHERP, from the coding sequence ATGCCGCCCCTGTCGCCGGTCGAGGTCACCGAGCGGGCACGGCTGATCCGCGTCCTCCTGTTCGACGTCGATGGTGTCCTCACCGACGGCGGCGTCATCGTCCATGCCGATGGCAGCGAGTCCAAGCGCTTCGACATCAAGGACGGCGCCGGCATCGTCATGGCCCGGCGCGCCGGACTGACGATCGGGCTGCTTTCGGCCCGGCACTCGGCCTCGACGCTGCATCGTGCGCGGCAGCTGGGCGTGGACGTCGTCCGGCAAGGCGTGACCGACAAGGGCGCCGCCCTCGAGGAATTGATGGAATCGCAACGCTGGCCATCCGAGGTCATCGCGTACATGGGTGACGATGTGGTAGACCTGCCGGTGCTGCGGCGGGTGGGCCTGGCGGCCTGCCCTGCCGACGCGGTCGCGGAAGTACGGGCGGCCGCACACGTCGTGAGTGTCCGTCCGGGCGGCCACGGCGCGGCGCGCGCCTTCATCGAGGACATCCTGCAGGCCCAGGGACACTGGGATGCGCTGGTCGCCGCCCATCTTCACGAACGCCCGTGA